A section of the Helicobacter jaachi genome encodes:
- a CDS encoding rhodanese-like domain-containing protein: MKRLFLLALCALFYGCGDTKSNAESKTYATELVQILPKAQNYAQAKANADANAAQMLENLQKQAPQNIIDDALALVERANIVGYKLILPQDLVQHLDEFNIIATLPRGVYNLGLIPNAKHFAFALSPTLNENGSEWNWEADGLNRAQSEFIAFLGEDKDTKIVFYDSGEHILSPMGSANVALLWAKHLGYNNVYLLAGGFNAYKELGLQISTQAPHCCEM, translated from the coding sequence ATGAAAAGGCTATTTTTACTCGCACTTTGTGCGTTGTTTTATGGTTGTGGAGACACAAAAAGCAATGCGGAGAGCAAAACTTACGCTACAGAATTAGTCCAAATATTGCCAAAAGCGCAAAATTACGCGCAAGCAAAGGCAAATGCAGATGCAAATGCAGCACAAATGCTTGAAAATTTGCAAAAGCAAGCACCCCAAAATATCATAGATGACGCGCTAGCACTAGTGGAGCGGGCTAATATCGTGGGCTATAAGCTTATTTTGCCACAAGATTTAGTCCAGCATTTAGATGAGTTTAATATTATCGCCACTTTGCCGCGTGGGGTTTATAATCTAGGGCTAATCCCTAATGCTAAGCATTTTGCATTCGCGCTAAGCCCCACGCTTAATGAAAATGGCAGCGAGTGGAATTGGGAAGCTGATGGGCTTAATCGCGCACAAAGCGAGTTTATAGCATTTCTTGGCGAGGATAAGGATACAAAGATTGTCTTTTATGACAGCGGGGAGCATATCCTTTCGCCCATGGGCAGCGCCAATGTCGCGCTTTTGTGGGCAAAACACTTGGGCTATAATAATGTCTATCTGCTAGCGGGGGGATTTAATGCATACAAAGAGCTAGGACTACAAATTAGCACACAAGCTCCGCATTGCTGTGAAATGTGA
- a CDS encoding ABC transporter permease — translation MLFLIQKEFKQILRGKFIPKLIVMFPIMVVLVMPFAANMEIKNINLGILDFDKSSLSRQLIAKIGAGAYFKIISVDDTHTCINNNQCDIVLEIPAHFELNITRFKSAHVGIYANAINATKGLLGSSYLANIIATFGAQKSAHINANSANMGDMIFGNYYFNPKLDYKIYMIPALLAMVLTMICGFLPAFNIVGEKQKGNLEQLNVTPISRFNLIIAKLIPYWIIGLIVITLCFVLAWAVYGFSSQGSYGLIYLFSLVYIFVVAGFGLVISNYSSNMQQAMFVMFFFVLILVLMSGLYTSVKSMPTFAQYLAYFNPLKYFIEALRSIFLKGSHLAHLWQDLLALALFAIALNLWAVASYKKQV, via the coding sequence ATGCTATTTCTTATTCAAAAAGAATTTAAGCAAATCCTGCGTGGGAAATTTATCCCTAAACTTATTGTAATGTTTCCTATTATGGTGGTGCTAGTTATGCCTTTTGCGGCAAATATGGAGATAAAAAACATTAATCTTGGCATTTTAGATTTTGATAAATCTAGCCTTTCACGCCAGCTTATAGCCAAAATTGGCGCGGGCGCGTATTTTAAGATTATATCCGTAGATGATACTCATACTTGTATCAATAATAATCAATGCGATATTGTGCTTGAAATCCCCGCACACTTTGAGCTTAATATCACACGCTTTAAAAGTGCGCATGTGGGCATTTATGCTAATGCCATAAATGCTACTAAAGGCTTACTTGGCTCTAGCTATTTAGCAAATATTATTGCTACTTTTGGTGCGCAAAAATCAGCCCATATCAATGCAAATAGCGCAAATATGGGGGATATGATTTTTGGTAATTATTATTTTAATCCCAAACTTGATTATAAAATTTATATGATTCCTGCACTCTTAGCCATGGTACTTACGATGATTTGCGGTTTTTTGCCTGCGTTTAATATCGTGGGCGAAAAGCAAAAGGGCAATTTGGAGCAGCTTAATGTAACGCCCATATCGCGCTTTAACCTAATCATCGCAAAGCTCATTCCTTATTGGATTATTGGGCTTATTGTGATTACGCTTTGCTTTGTGCTTGCGTGGGCGGTTTATGGCTTTAGCTCACAGGGGAGCTATGGGCTTATTTATCTTTTTAGCTTAGTGTATATATTTGTGGTGGCGGGCTTTGGGCTTGTGATTTCAAATTATTCAAGCAATATGCAGCAGGCGATGTTTGTGATGTTTTTCTTTGTGCTTATTTTGGTTTTGATGAGCGGACTTTATACTTCTGTGAAGTCAATGCCCACATTTGCGCAATATCTAGCATATTTTAATCCGCTTAAATATTTTATAGAAGCCCTACGCAGTATTTTTCTTAAAGGTAGTCACTTAGCGCATTTGTGGCAAGATTTGCTCGCCCTTGCGCTTTTTGCTATTGCGCTTAATCTCTGGGCAGTGGCAAGCTATAAAAAGCAAGTATAA
- a CDS encoding ABC transporter permease, whose amino-acid sequence MKQTHFKAFIAFSKKEFYHILRDVRTMMILLLMPIIQLLLFGFALNNEVKNINFALLDLQKDYLSSKLISALSSNPYFTLDKIIESKKDLQDIFANNRLDMVVAFDNTTPARVQLLLDASDANRASSIYLFTQGVLLSHLATSHQSLKPAQISITPHTTMLFNPQGKSAYSFVPGLLGMILMLICAMMTSVSIVREKELGSMETLLTSPINPLVMILGKILPYFTLSFVSLLVVLVVCVSLLDLHIVGSFGLLLALCVLYLILSLSIGLLVSNIAKTQIVAMLVSGMLFMMPIMLLSGMMFPIESMPLILQYISHIIPAKWFIIALKKIMLQGLGIAFVWSEFMILSLMLGVILLISLKTFKVRL is encoded by the coding sequence ATGAAACAAACACATTTTAAAGCCTTTATTGCTTTTAGTAAAAAGGAGTTTTATCATATTTTGCGCGATGTGCGCACGATGATGATACTGCTGCTTATGCCAATTATCCAACTGCTGCTCTTTGGCTTTGCACTTAATAATGAAGTGAAAAATATCAATTTTGCCTTACTTGATTTGCAAAAAGATTATCTATCTAGCAAGCTTATTTCCGCGCTAAGCAGCAATCCATACTTCACTTTGGACAAAATTATAGAATCTAAAAAAGATTTACAAGATATTTTTGCCAATAATAGGCTTGACATGGTGGTGGCATTTGATAATACCACGCCTGCGCGCGTGCAGCTTTTACTCGATGCAAGTGATGCAAATCGCGCTAGCAGCATTTATCTATTCACACAAGGTGTGCTACTCTCCCACCTTGCTACATCTCATCAAAGCCTTAAGCCTGCACAAATAAGCATCACTCCGCACACTACTATGCTTTTTAATCCTCAAGGCAAAAGCGCGTATAGCTTTGTGCCGGGTCTTTTAGGCATGATTTTAATGCTAATATGCGCGATGATGACTTCTGTGTCAATCGTGCGCGAAAAGGAGCTAGGCAGTATGGAAACGCTGCTTACAAGCCCTATAAATCCGCTTGTGATGATACTTGGCAAGATTTTGCCTTATTTTACGCTTTCATTTGTAAGCTTGCTGGTGGTGCTTGTGGTGTGCGTGAGTTTGCTAGATTTGCACATTGTGGGGTCTTTTGGGCTGCTTTTAGCCCTGTGTGTGCTGTATTTGATACTTTCACTAAGTATAGGCTTACTAGTATCAAACATCGCCAAAACGCAAATTGTGGCTATGCTCGTATCGGGCATGCTTTTTATGATGCCTATTATGCTGCTTTCAGGCATGATGTTCCCCATAGAATCTATGCCCCTTATTTTGCAATACATCTCCCATATCATTCCGGCAAAATGGTTTATCATCGCGCTTAAAAAGATTATGCTACAAGGGCTTGGCATAGCCTTTGTATGGAGTGAATTTATGATTTTAAGCCTCATGCTTGGTGTAATTTTACTCATTAGCCTAAAAACTTTTAAAGTAAGGCTTTGA
- a CDS encoding TetR/AcrR family transcriptional regulator translates to MKGAREKIIQIAAQSFAQNGYDGTSTREITAKAGVNLSSISYYFGGKEGLFKAVIEECFKPILTFIDTMEGNPSGIACLKGYLNFAYAYIHNQTYGRFVLWLLSAPHSFRAFVVANYMSRVFSFLKGCMQKGKDCGELRADLDIESACLMFVGMINFYILNQDNIQMLLHPQLAATKPAARKSAHKKDAKEVAYFEYMIEIFLQGAGTNR, encoded by the coding sequence ATGAAAGGAGCTAGAGAGAAAATCATACAAATTGCCGCGCAGAGTTTTGCCCAAAATGGCTATGATGGCACTTCCACGCGTGAAATTACAGCAAAAGCAGGCGTTAATCTCTCCTCCATTTCATATTATTTTGGGGGCAAGGAGGGGTTGTTTAAAGCTGTGATAGAGGAGTGTTTCAAGCCCATTTTGACTTTTATTGACACTATGGAGGGAAATCCTTCGGGCATTGCGTGTTTAAAGGGTTATCTTAATTTTGCTTATGCCTATATTCATAATCAAACTTATGGGCGCTTTGTCTTGTGGCTTTTGAGCGCACCACATAGTTTTAGGGCTTTTGTGGTGGCAAATTATATGTCTAGGGTGTTTAGTTTTCTTAAAGGCTGTATGCAAAAGGGCAAGGATTGCGGCGAGCTAAGGGCGGATTTAGATATAGAATCTGCGTGCCTTATGTTTGTTGGTATGATAAATTTTTATATCCTTAATCAAGATAATATTCAAATGCTGCTTCACCCACAGCTTGCCGCTACAAAGCCCGCTGCGCGCAAGAGTGCGCATAAAAAAGATGCAAAGGAAGTGGCTTATTTTGAATATATGATAGAAATTTTTCTGCAAGGTGCTGGCACGAATCGATAA
- a CDS encoding MBL fold metallo-hydrolase, which yields MLYAQNPAKGSNPSLEDMQRFIHQPNFEWNAQKQKGYFKNLNPQMPHIERASMWAVAKYYLFKPKNATPNKPLPFVEENFHTLYSQSPAVVWFGHSSLLINYKDFTMLIDPVFSDYASPKSFINRAFKADIHWSAKDFNTINALVITHDHYDHLDYPTINALKAQVERFIVPLGVGSHLRFWGIESSKITELNWWESVSLAPDIRLHATPAQHSSGRGLEWDRTLWSSYLLEIGGKKIFLSGDGGYYTHFKDIGNAFGGVDLAILENGQYNIAWKYSHSFTPQVLQAALDLHAKMVMPIHYGRFVAGSHAWNEPLKNLIKLCDLYQLPISVPRLGEVYELDSAPKRDIWWEF from the coding sequence ATGCTCTATGCGCAAAATCCCGCTAAAGGGAGCAATCCTAGCCTTGAAGATATGCAGCGCTTCATACATCAGCCTAATTTTGAATGGAATGCGCAAAAACAAAAAGGATATTTTAAGAATCTAAATCCCCAAATGCCCCACATCGAGCGCGCATCAATGTGGGCTGTGGCGAAATATTATTTATTTAAGCCTAAAAACGCTACTCCAAATAAGCCACTACCCTTTGTAGAGGAAAATTTTCATACGCTTTATAGCCAAAGTCCTGCTGTAGTGTGGTTTGGGCATTCATCATTGCTTATAAATTATAAAGATTTTACGATGCTCATTGACCCTGTTTTTAGCGATTATGCTTCGCCAAAAAGCTTTATAAACCGCGCTTTCAAGGCAGATATCCACTGGAGTGCTAAGGATTTTAACACAATTAATGCGCTTGTAATTACTCACGACCACTATGACCATTTGGATTACCCTACCATTAATGCGCTAAAGGCGCAGGTGGAGCGCTTTATTGTGCCTCTTGGTGTGGGTTCTCATTTGCGATTTTGGGGGATAGAATCTAGCAAGATTACCGAGCTTAATTGGTGGGAGAGCGTATCTCTAGCGCCAGATATACGCCTGCACGCTACGCCTGCGCAACATAGCTCCGGTAGGGGGCTAGAGTGGGATAGGACATTATGGAGTTCGTATTTGTTAGAAATTGGAGGGAAAAAGATATTTTTAAGCGGCGATGGGGGATATTATACACATTTTAAGGACATTGGCAATGCCTTTGGCGGCGTGGATTTAGCCATTTTGGAAAATGGGCAATACAATATCGCGTGGAAATATTCGCATTCTTTCACGCCTCAAGTGCTACAAGCCGCGCTTGATTTGCACGCAAAAATGGTTATGCCAATCCACTATGGACGATTTGTCGCAGGGAGCCACGCGTGGAATGAACCGCTTAAAAATCTCATTAAGCTTTGTGATTTGTATCAATTGCCTATTAGTGTGCCGCGCTTAGGAGAAGTCTATGAGCTAGATTCTGCGCCAAAGCGGGATATTTGGTGGGAGTTTTGA